One stretch of Actinacidiphila sp. DG2A-62 DNA includes these proteins:
- a CDS encoding carbohydrate ABC transporter permease, giving the protein MSSASQVHDPAAAGARSEKDRAPARRRRRMRHMTVRDRVVVALLLGIPLLLDLAFVWFPAVGTVLLSFTKWNGVGSLHTKTCQPNMPSILNNGCWYGVQNYHQAATIYPEFWPAVRHNLIWLAVFVVIATPLGMLFAVLLDRGLRGTRIYQSLLFLPVMLSLALIGIIWEFVYSQNYGLINTVIGRNHNDNAIDWLGNPHLNLWAVLLEATWRQAGYVMILYLAGLKAVDPSLREAALVDGANPWQTFWRVVFPVMKPINIVIMVVTVIESLRAFDLVYITNKGINGLELLSVLVTTNIVGETQRVGFGSALGVVLLVISLVPISIFLYQTFRREESS; this is encoded by the coding sequence ATGAGTTCCGCCTCCCAGGTGCACGACCCGGCGGCGGCCGGGGCCCGGTCCGAGAAGGACCGGGCCCCGGCCCGCCGCCGTCGCCGCATGCGCCATATGACCGTCCGCGACCGCGTGGTGGTCGCGCTGCTGCTGGGCATCCCGCTCCTGCTGGACCTGGCCTTCGTGTGGTTCCCCGCGGTGGGCACGGTGCTGCTGTCGTTCACCAAGTGGAACGGCGTGGGCAGCCTGCACACCAAGACGTGTCAGCCGAACATGCCGTCGATCCTCAACAACGGCTGCTGGTACGGCGTGCAGAACTACCACCAGGCCGCGACGATCTACCCCGAGTTCTGGCCCGCGGTCCGGCACAACCTGATCTGGCTCGCGGTCTTCGTGGTGATCGCCACCCCGCTCGGCATGCTCTTCGCGGTGCTGCTGGACCGGGGCCTGCGCGGCACCCGGATCTACCAGAGCCTGCTGTTCCTGCCGGTGATGCTGTCGCTGGCGCTGATCGGCATCATCTGGGAGTTCGTGTACTCCCAGAACTACGGCCTGATCAACACGGTGATCGGCCGCAACCACAACGACAACGCCATCGACTGGCTCGGCAACCCCCATCTGAACCTGTGGGCGGTGCTGCTGGAGGCGACCTGGCGGCAGGCCGGCTATGTGATGATCCTCTACCTGGCCGGCCTCAAGGCGGTGGACCCGAGCCTGCGCGAGGCCGCGCTGGTCGACGGCGCGAACCCCTGGCAGACGTTCTGGCGGGTCGTCTTCCCGGTGATGAAGCCGATCAACATCGTCATCATGGTCGTCACCGTCATCGAGAGCCTGAGAGCCTTCGACCTGGTGTACATCACCAACAAGGGCATCAACGGACTGGAGTTGCTGTCCGTCCTGGTGACCACCAACATCGTCGGCGAGACGCAGCGGGTCGGCTTCGGCTCGGCGCTCGGCGTGGTGCTGCTGGTGATCTCGCTGGTGCCCATCTCGATCTTCCTGTACCAGACGTTCCGCCGGGAGGAGTCAAGTTGA
- a CDS encoding ABC transporter substrate-binding protein, which produces MSDVESSGSTAHSLSASRRNVLRGVAGAAGLAAVSGGLLTACSSSDDDKKKSGGSSQPVAGSTVTFGSNYSDPAPKAAFASLTTAATASTKVKVKINTVDHNTFQQNITSYLQGTPDDLFTWFAGYRMQYFAAQGLVEPIDDVWEKIGGSFSAPAKQLSTGLDGHQYLVPIYNYPWVVFYNKSEFAKRHYEIPTTWDEYVKLAKKMKSDGLIPIAFADKDGWPALGTFDILNMRINGYDYHIKLMKHEIPWTDQGVHTVFQHWAEIMPYLQSGANGRIWQDATKALEAKQAGMMFQGTNQVAAQYVTDKANLDDLDFFTFPAINPQWGQDYMDAPTDGFMLSKKAKNTDAAKAILEYIGTGPAESAYLKSDQWDVGLVTGLQVPTYNAIQKKSVTEIAKCKSVAQFMDRDSDPAMANAMISICQKFIDDPSTSNIASLQKSAESQAKAIYS; this is translated from the coding sequence ATGTCGGACGTCGAGTCGTCGGGCAGCACGGCACACAGCCTGTCCGCGTCGCGCAGGAACGTACTCAGGGGGGTGGCCGGGGCCGCGGGCCTCGCCGCGGTCTCCGGAGGGCTCCTCACCGCCTGTAGCTCCAGCGATGACGACAAGAAGAAGAGCGGCGGCAGTTCCCAGCCGGTCGCGGGCAGCACGGTGACCTTCGGGTCGAACTACTCCGACCCCGCGCCGAAGGCCGCCTTCGCGTCGCTGACCACCGCGGCCACCGCGAGCACCAAGGTGAAGGTCAAGATCAACACCGTTGACCACAACACCTTCCAGCAGAACATCACCAGCTATCTGCAGGGCACCCCGGACGACCTGTTCACCTGGTTCGCCGGCTACCGGATGCAGTACTTCGCGGCGCAGGGCCTGGTCGAGCCGATCGACGACGTCTGGGAGAAGATCGGCGGCAGCTTCAGCGCGCCCGCCAAGCAGCTGTCCACGGGCCTGGACGGCCACCAGTACCTGGTGCCGATCTACAACTACCCGTGGGTGGTCTTCTACAACAAGAGCGAGTTCGCCAAGCGCCACTACGAGATCCCGACCACCTGGGACGAGTACGTCAAGCTCGCCAAGAAGATGAAGTCCGACGGCCTGATCCCGATCGCGTTCGCGGACAAGGACGGCTGGCCGGCGCTCGGCACCTTCGACATCCTCAACATGAGGATCAACGGGTACGACTACCACATCAAGCTGATGAAGCACGAGATCCCCTGGACCGACCAGGGCGTGCACACCGTCTTCCAGCACTGGGCCGAGATCATGCCCTACCTGCAGAGCGGCGCCAACGGCCGGATCTGGCAGGACGCCACCAAGGCGCTGGAGGCCAAGCAGGCCGGCATGATGTTCCAGGGCACCAACCAGGTGGCCGCGCAGTACGTCACCGACAAGGCCAACCTGGACGACCTGGACTTCTTCACCTTCCCCGCGATCAACCCGCAGTGGGGCCAGGACTACATGGACGCCCCCACCGACGGCTTCATGCTGAGCAAGAAGGCCAAGAACACCGACGCCGCCAAGGCGATCCTGGAGTACATCGGCACCGGCCCGGCCGAGTCGGCGTACCTGAAGTCCGACCAGTGGGACGTCGGCCTGGTCACCGGCCTGCAGGTGCCCACCTACAACGCGATCCAGAAGAAGTCGGTCACCGAGATCGCCAAGTGCAAGTCGGTCGCGCAGTTCATGGACCGCGACTCCGACCCGGCGATGGCCAACGCGATGATCTCGATCTGCCAGAAGTTCATCGACGACCCCAGCACGAGCAACATCGCCTCGCTGCAGAAGAGCGCGGAGTCCCAGGCGAAGGCGATCTACTCCTGA
- a CDS encoding beta-ketoacyl-ACP synthase III, giving the protein MKAETRPSAAHSRILGVGAYRPRRVVDNEEVCRTIDSSDAWIRSRTGIVSRRWAGPDETLGVMAEQAASKAVAAAGLTPEDITCVIAATFTHLMQTPAVATEIAHRVGATRAAGFDVSAGCAGFVHGVVLASDMVRARGGHVLVVGVERMSDILDLTDRSTAFIFGDGAGAVVVGPAEEPGIGPAVWGADGSQADAIRQSVPWDTLKKDPGHPFPALRQEGQRVFRWAVYEMSKVARQALDAAGVAPGELQAFVPHQANERIIDSMTRAIGLPPGVAVAKDIVTSGNTSGASIPLAMDALLSSGQAASGDTALLLGYGAGLSYAAVVATLP; this is encoded by the coding sequence ATGAAAGCTGAAACGCGCCCGTCCGCGGCCCACTCCCGCATCCTCGGCGTCGGGGCGTACCGACCGCGCCGCGTCGTGGACAACGAGGAGGTGTGCCGCACCATCGACTCCTCCGACGCGTGGATCCGCAGCAGGACCGGCATCGTCAGCCGCCGCTGGGCCGGCCCCGACGAGACGCTGGGCGTGATGGCCGAGCAGGCCGCGAGCAAGGCGGTGGCCGCCGCGGGCCTCACCCCCGAGGACATCACCTGCGTCATCGCCGCGACCTTCACGCACCTGATGCAGACACCGGCCGTCGCCACCGAGATCGCGCACCGGGTCGGCGCGACCCGCGCGGCCGGCTTCGACGTCTCCGCGGGCTGCGCCGGCTTCGTCCACGGCGTGGTGCTCGCCTCGGACATGGTGCGCGCCCGCGGCGGCCACGTCCTGGTGGTGGGCGTGGAGCGGATGTCGGACATCCTGGATCTCACCGACCGCTCCACCGCGTTCATCTTCGGCGACGGCGCCGGCGCGGTGGTCGTCGGGCCGGCCGAGGAGCCGGGCATCGGCCCCGCGGTGTGGGGCGCGGACGGCTCGCAGGCGGACGCGATCCGGCAGAGCGTGCCCTGGGACACCCTGAAGAAGGACCCCGGCCACCCCTTCCCCGCACTGCGCCAGGAGGGCCAGCGGGTCTTCCGCTGGGCGGTCTACGAGATGTCCAAGGTCGCCCGCCAGGCGCTGGACGCGGCCGGGGTGGCCCCCGGCGAGCTGCAGGCGTTCGTCCCGCACCAGGCCAACGAGCGAATCATCGACAGCATGACCAGGGCCATCGGCCTGCCGCCGGGCGTCGCGGTCGCCAAGGACATCGTCACCAGCGGCAACACCTCGGGCGCGTCGATCCCGCTGGCGATGGACGCGCTGCTGTCCTCCGGGCAGGCCGCCTCGGGCGACACGGCGCTGCTGCTCGGCTACGGCGCGGGCCTGTCGTACGCGGCGGTCGTGGCGACGCTGCCCTGA
- a CDS encoding IS982 family transposase gives MTTNLKALATALYVKIDDCLAGSRRSGRPPRLSDAELLTLAVMQALLGFVSEARWLRYTRTHLSAEFPYLPGQSGYNKRLRAANTLISRFIRTLARDSDLWHDDVWVVDSTPVECARSRPTAKRSDLAGWAGYGYCPSHSRFFWGLRLHLMCTPGGLPIAWALANPKVDEREILADMLTRDPDLPATHPGQTIIGDKGYVSHQLDAHLAQLGPTLIRPSYRNRKPRPDEHLLKPIRQLIESVNDTLKGQLDLERHGARTPEGVLARIGQRILALTTAIWHNRNTGSPITRSLIAYDH, from the coding sequence GTGACGACAAACCTCAAGGCCCTCGCGACAGCACTCTACGTGAAGATCGATGACTGTCTGGCAGGATCGCGGCGCTCAGGACGCCCGCCCCGACTGTCGGACGCCGAACTGCTGACGCTGGCGGTCATGCAGGCACTGCTCGGCTTCGTCTCCGAGGCCAGATGGCTGCGCTACACCCGCACCCACCTGTCGGCCGAGTTCCCCTACCTGCCCGGCCAGTCCGGCTACAACAAACGCCTACGCGCCGCGAACACCCTGATCAGCCGCTTCATCCGCACACTGGCCCGCGACAGCGACCTGTGGCACGACGACGTGTGGGTCGTGGACTCCACACCGGTGGAATGCGCCCGCTCCCGCCCGACGGCCAAACGCTCCGACCTGGCCGGATGGGCCGGCTACGGCTACTGCCCCTCGCACTCACGGTTCTTCTGGGGCCTGCGTCTGCACCTGATGTGCACCCCCGGCGGACTGCCCATCGCCTGGGCTCTGGCCAACCCCAAGGTCGACGAACGCGAAATCCTGGCCGACATGCTCACCCGCGACCCCGACCTGCCGGCCACCCACCCCGGGCAGACCATCATCGGCGACAAGGGCTACGTCTCCCACCAGCTCGACGCCCACCTGGCGCAGCTGGGCCCGACCCTGATCAGACCCAGCTACCGCAACCGCAAACCCCGCCCCGACGAGCACCTGCTCAAGCCGATCCGGCAGCTCATCGAGTCCGTCAACGACACCCTCAAAGGCCAACTCGACCTCGAACGCCACGGCGCCAGAACACCAGAAGGAGTCCTGGCCCGCATCGGCCAACGCATCCTCGCCCTGACCACCGCCATCTGGCACAACCGCAACACCGGAAGCCCCATCACCAGATCACTGATCGCCTACGACCACTAA
- a CDS encoding phosphotransferase family protein: MGADTRTEENDPAGENDRAGVDGQAGENGQADEDEPADEPADGQAGDPRIGAAIARLTASGVLGGAAGDRVARVTALSGGTYNTLAAVELTGGERLVLKIPPPLGAPGLRYERGLLHGEALFYAAAATVGVPAPRVLHTRGDLAPGAEADADVDAPADLAMNTAADTTTNTATNTAADDVPFALMTHLPGVTWWSAADGMEERERDRLRESLGRMVARLHGVAGPGVGYPSRSTGAPGRWAEAFAAMTGAVLDDAERYGAWLPRPAARVRAALAAATPLLAEVTTPALVHFDLWPGNVLVDGPAGRREISGLIDGERMFWGDPLADFASLSLFAADAERDPAFLAGYGAGGGRTVFDAGALRRIALYRCYLYLIMLVEVVPREYGAEHTAWVRTFAGPRLEEALGAAAG; encoded by the coding sequence ATGGGCGCGGACACGCGGACCGAGGAGAACGACCCGGCGGGCGAGAACGACCGGGCAGGCGTGGACGGGCAGGCGGGCGAGAACGGGCAGGCGGACGAGGACGAGCCGGCGGACGAGCCGGCGGACGGGCAGGCGGGCGATCCGCGGATCGGCGCGGCGATCGCCCGGCTGACCGCCTCCGGCGTCCTCGGCGGCGCGGCCGGCGACCGCGTCGCCCGCGTCACCGCGCTCTCCGGCGGCACCTACAACACCCTTGCCGCCGTCGAACTCACCGGCGGCGAGCGCCTGGTGCTCAAAATCCCGCCGCCGCTCGGCGCGCCCGGCCTGCGTTACGAGCGGGGCCTGCTGCACGGCGAGGCGTTGTTCTACGCCGCGGCGGCCACGGTCGGCGTGCCCGCCCCGCGGGTGCTGCACACGCGGGGCGACCTCGCGCCGGGCGCCGAAGCGGACGCCGACGTGGACGCACCCGCGGATCTCGCCATGAACACCGCCGCGGACACCACCACGAACACCGCCACGAACACCGCCGCGGACGACGTCCCCTTCGCGCTGATGACCCATCTGCCGGGCGTCACTTGGTGGTCCGCGGCCGACGGCATGGAGGAACGGGAGCGGGACCGCCTGCGGGAGTCGCTGGGGCGGATGGTGGCGCGGCTGCACGGCGTCGCGGGCCCGGGCGTCGGCTATCCGTCGCGGAGCACCGGTGCGCCTGGCCGCTGGGCCGAGGCGTTCGCCGCGATGACCGGGGCGGTGCTCGACGACGCGGAGCGGTACGGCGCGTGGCTGCCGCGGCCGGCCGCGCGGGTCCGCGCGGCGCTGGCGGCCGCAACGCCGCTGCTGGCGGAGGTGACCACGCCGGCGCTGGTGCACTTCGACCTGTGGCCGGGCAATGTCCTGGTGGACGGCCCGGCCGGGCGGCGGGAGATCAGCGGCCTGATCGACGGCGAGCGGATGTTCTGGGGCGATCCGCTGGCCGACTTCGCGTCGCTGTCGCTGTTCGCCGCCGACGCCGAGCGCGATCCGGCGTTCCTGGCCGGTTACGGTGCCGGCGGCGGGCGGACCGTGTTCGACGCGGGGGCGCTGCGCCGGATAGCGCTCTACCGGTGCTATCTGTACCTGATCATGCTGGTCGAGGTGGTGCCGCGGGAGTACGGCGCGGAACACACCGCGTGGGTGCGCACGTTCGCCGGGCCGCGGCTGGAGGAGGCCCTCGGCGCGGCGGCGGGCTAG
- a CDS encoding phosphodiester glycosidase family protein: MAHGQISEVEQDDPEAEGAPGASRRRRRLLPWKHRRDLTTAQLRRRKLTTRGVLGVCVVCAGALGWSVGKALTYPGKDSTQARLAEWARDHELGFVVDQLENWQYEMNPPRVGGSLSADALARMNDTAPATPSPAHVAAAPLVPLRAPMKPLVSPALPGEGVYRTLATAHDQPIVQGTYVRPDAEHTSYEAAVAWISGKYARFQLHPGAREPGGDFDVPPTIPEGQRTGLVATWNGGFRVTDGGSRGGFYLDGKTSGELRDGAASEVFYRDGSIRIGQWGRDVSMTPDVVGVRQCLELMVDGGRVVPDIDDDSKWGVSDQSRMFVQRSGVGVTAQGDVIMVVGQALSARTLAELMQRAGAVRAMPLDMNRAWPSFMSYDASRDPSNPKPTNILDFEDPPDRYYVTATRDFVAVYAR, from the coding sequence ATGGCCCACGGCCAGATCTCCGAGGTGGAGCAGGACGATCCCGAGGCCGAGGGCGCCCCCGGCGCTTCCCGGCGGCGCAGACGCCTGCTCCCCTGGAAGCACCGCCGCGACCTGACCACCGCCCAGCTGCGCCGCCGCAAGCTCACCACCCGCGGCGTCCTCGGCGTGTGCGTGGTCTGCGCGGGCGCCCTGGGCTGGTCCGTCGGCAAGGCGCTCACCTATCCGGGCAAGGACAGCACCCAGGCCCGCCTCGCCGAGTGGGCGCGCGACCACGAGCTGGGTTTCGTCGTCGACCAGTTGGAGAACTGGCAGTACGAGATGAACCCGCCCAGGGTCGGCGGCAGCCTGTCCGCCGACGCGCTGGCCCGGATGAACGACACCGCGCCCGCCACCCCCTCGCCCGCGCACGTCGCCGCCGCGCCCCTCGTACCGCTGCGCGCCCCCATGAAGCCGCTGGTCAGCCCGGCGCTCCCGGGCGAGGGCGTCTACCGCACGCTGGCCACCGCGCACGACCAGCCCATCGTCCAGGGCACCTATGTGCGCCCCGACGCCGAGCACACCTCGTACGAGGCCGCCGTCGCGTGGATCAGCGGGAAGTACGCCCGCTTCCAGCTGCACCCCGGCGCGCGGGAGCCCGGCGGTGACTTCGACGTGCCCCCGACCATCCCCGAGGGGCAGCGCACCGGCCTCGTCGCCACCTGGAACGGCGGCTTCCGCGTCACCGACGGCGGCTCGCGCGGCGGCTTCTACCTCGACGGCAAGACGTCCGGCGAACTGCGCGACGGCGCCGCGTCCGAGGTCTTCTACCGCGACGGCTCGATCAGGATCGGCCAGTGGGGCCGCGACGTGTCCATGACCCCGGACGTGGTCGGCGTCCGCCAGTGCCTGGAGCTGATGGTCGACGGCGGCCGGGTCGTCCCCGACATCGACGACGACTCCAAGTGGGGGGTCAGCGACCAGAGCCGCATGTTCGTCCAGCGCTCCGGCGTCGGCGTCACCGCCCAGGGCGACGTCATCATGGTCGTCGGCCAGGCGCTGTCCGCCCGCACCCTGGCCGAGCTGATGCAGCGCGCGGGCGCGGTACGCGCCATGCCGCTGGACATGAACCGCGCCTGGCCCTCCTTCATGTCCTACGACGCGAGCCGCGACCCCTCGAACCCCAAACCCACCAACATCCTCGACTTCGAGGACCCCCCGGACCGCTACTACGTCACCGCGACCCGGGACTTCGTGGCGGTGTACGCGCGCTGA
- a CDS encoding LysR family transcriptional regulator, protein MERHEIEAFLTLAEELHVGRTALRLRVTTAHVSQVIGKLERRVGAPLFERSSQGVRLTPIGRRLHEDVRPAFERLEAALATAVAAGRGVTGTLRVGFVGPAEGPVLAGATEAFRLRHPGCEVSVREVRMGEALERLRADALDVLIACLPVAGPDLANGSVVLSEPRVLAVPARHALARRASVSVEDLAHAEVLQAPCSLPDHWREPGSPRVTPGGRAIAEGRSAATFGEVLALVGAGHGVFPVGAHATRAHVRPDVAFVPFHDTPPLDWGPVWRASRANARIRAFAEAAAPGGRRTGAAATASAPRL, encoded by the coding sequence ATGGAGCGACACGAGATCGAGGCGTTCCTGACGCTGGCCGAGGAGCTGCACGTCGGCCGGACCGCGCTGCGGCTGCGGGTGACGACGGCGCACGTCAGCCAGGTGATCGGGAAGCTGGAGCGCCGGGTCGGCGCGCCGCTGTTCGAGCGCAGCAGCCAGGGCGTGCGGCTCACGCCGATCGGGCGGCGGCTGCACGAGGACGTGCGGCCGGCGTTCGAGCGGCTGGAGGCGGCGCTGGCGACGGCGGTCGCGGCGGGGCGCGGGGTGACCGGGACGCTGCGCGTCGGCTTCGTCGGACCGGCCGAGGGGCCGGTGCTCGCGGGCGCCACCGAGGCGTTCCGGCTGCGCCACCCAGGCTGCGAGGTGAGCGTGCGCGAGGTGCGGATGGGCGAGGCCCTGGAGCGGCTGCGCGCGGACGCGCTGGACGTGCTGATCGCGTGCCTGCCGGTGGCCGGGCCCGACCTGGCGAACGGATCGGTGGTGCTGTCGGAGCCGCGCGTGCTCGCGGTGCCCGCGCGGCACGCGCTCGCGCGGCGCGCCTCGGTGTCCGTGGAGGACCTGGCGCACGCCGAGGTGCTGCAGGCGCCGTGCTCGCTGCCGGACCACTGGCGCGAGCCCGGGTCGCCCCGGGTGACGCCGGGCGGCCGGGCGATCGCCGAGGGCCGGTCCGCGGCGACCTTCGGCGAGGTGCTGGCGCTGGTCGGCGCGGGGCACGGTGTGTTCCCGGTCGGTGCGCACGCGACGCGCGCCCATGTGCGGCCCGACGTGGCGTTCGTGCCGTTCCACGACACGCCGCCGCTGGACTGGGGTCCGGTGTGGCGCGCCTCGCGCGCGAACGCGAGGATCCGCGCGTTCGCGGAGGCCGCGGCCCCGGGAGGGCGGCGCACCGGCGCGGCGGCGACGGCGTCGGCCCCGCGCCTGTAG
- a CDS encoding RNA-binding S4 domain-containing protein has translation MADPQPAAEPAAPVRVDTWIWCVRLTKSRSLAASACRAGHVRVNGERVKAAQQVKPGDEVRLFHAGRERVVVVRRLIAKRVGAPVAVECYVDNSPPPPPRTDALAMGVRDRGAGRPTKRDRRAMERLQGRMR, from the coding sequence ATGGCCGATCCCCAGCCCGCCGCCGAGCCGGCGGCCCCCGTCCGCGTGGACACCTGGATCTGGTGCGTCCGCCTCACCAAGTCCCGCTCGCTCGCCGCGTCCGCCTGCCGCGCGGGCCACGTACGCGTCAACGGCGAGCGGGTGAAGGCCGCCCAGCAGGTCAAGCCCGGCGACGAGGTGCGCCTCTTCCACGCCGGGCGCGAACGCGTCGTGGTCGTGCGCCGGCTGATCGCCAAGCGGGTCGGCGCGCCCGTCGCCGTCGAGTGCTACGTCGACAACAGCCCGCCCCCGCCGCCGCGCACCGACGCGCTCGCGATGGGCGTGCGCGACCGGGGCGCCGGCCGCCCCACCAAGCGCGACCGCCGGGCGATGGAGCGCCTCCAGGGCCGTATGCGCTGA
- a CDS encoding VOC family protein yields MDALHPRLLTADFAAAFRFYDAVLPPLIGAVRSSGDAAGPYASWDVGDQGAVMLLDRAAMAAVAGTRALPAQAPPAQDTAMLVSRVTDVAEAYELCLRHGAAPVAPPAARPEWGPTLRTAHVRDPEGRLLEFQSY; encoded by the coding sequence GTGGACGCGCTCCACCCCCGCCTGCTCACCGCCGACTTCGCGGCAGCCTTCCGCTTCTACGACGCGGTGCTGCCGCCCCTGATCGGCGCGGTCCGCTCCTCCGGGGACGCCGCCGGGCCGTACGCGAGCTGGGACGTGGGCGACCAGGGCGCGGTGATGCTGCTCGATCGCGCGGCGATGGCCGCGGTCGCCGGGACACGGGCGCTGCCCGCGCAGGCGCCGCCGGCCCAGGACACGGCGATGCTCGTCAGCCGGGTGACGGACGTCGCCGAGGCGTACGAGCTGTGCCTGCGGCACGGCGCCGCGCCCGTCGCTCCCCCGGCGGCCCGGCCGGAGTGGGGCCCGACGCTGCGGACCGCCCACGTCCGCGACCCCGAGGGCCGCCTGCTGGAGTTCCAGTCGTACTGA
- a CDS encoding MarR family winged helix-turn-helix transcriptional regulator encodes MDDATRAAPPPTLTGLTAYLLSRTGKAARGAVAADLGAEGLRLWHVAVLAALADFGPHVQRDLSARLSIDRSDMVKIVDDLTACGWAERTRDAGDRRRVTVTLTADGRAALAARRDRIAAVQDRLLAPLDAGERAQLHALLERVHTGIAAAAAPAGPVIASAGPADPPAGPAASSADPAAAVAGPADASRRGGASSGERGDRRAGTSPHPGERSPSRSPRARPSPP; translated from the coding sequence ATGGACGACGCGACGAGGGCGGCGCCGCCGCCGACGCTGACCGGGCTGACCGCGTACCTGCTGTCGCGGACCGGGAAGGCGGCCCGCGGCGCCGTCGCGGCGGACCTCGGCGCGGAGGGGCTGCGGCTGTGGCACGTCGCGGTGCTCGCCGCCCTCGCCGACTTCGGCCCGCACGTCCAGCGCGACCTGTCGGCGCGACTGTCGATCGACCGCAGCGACATGGTGAAGATCGTGGACGACCTCACCGCGTGCGGCTGGGCGGAGCGGACCCGCGACGCGGGCGACCGCCGCCGCGTCACCGTCACCCTCACCGCGGACGGCCGCGCCGCCCTGGCCGCCCGCCGGGACCGCATCGCGGCCGTGCAGGACCGACTCCTGGCGCCGCTGGACGCGGGCGAACGCGCCCAGCTGCACGCGCTGTTGGAACGGGTCCACACGGGCATCGCGGCAGCCGCCGCCCCGGCGGGTCCCGTCATCGCCTCGGCCGGCCCGGCAGACCCCCCGGCCGGTCCCGCGGCCTCTTCGGCCGACCCCGCCGCCGCCGTGGCCGGCCCCGCGGACGCCTCGCGGCGCGGTGGCGCGTCCTCCGGCGAGCGCGGTGATCGGCGCGCCGGCACGTCTCCACACCCTGGTGAGCGCTCTCCCAGCCGCTCGCCGCGCGCCCGCCCCTCGCCGCCATAA
- a CDS encoding thiolase family protein — translation MRPVHFAAARRTPIGKLRGALSTVRPDDLAATVLRGLLADVPSLDPARIDDVYWGAANQAGEDNRNVARMAVLLAGLPDSVPGATVNRLCASGMEAVTSAARMIASGEADVAVAGGSESMSRAPFVLARPDEALPRALQTHDTRLGWRLTHPRMPELHGVLSMGETAEEVADRHRVSRADQDAFALRSHRNAAAARKDGLFDAEILPVTRPDGVVVTVDECVREDTTAERLASLQPVFRDNGTVTAGNASPMNDGAAALLLVSEEALHDLGLESLGRYAAGASVGVHPDVMGIGPVPATRKVLARLGRQVDSVQEAEVNEAFAAQALACVRELGIDPDLVNPTGGAIALGHPLGCSGARILTTLLHRMRRTGARRGLATMCVGVGQGAAVLVDRD, via the coding sequence ATGCGCCCAGTCCACTTCGCCGCGGCCCGCCGCACCCCCATCGGCAAGCTCCGTGGAGCGCTCTCCACGGTCCGGCCCGACGACCTCGCCGCCACCGTGCTGCGCGGCCTGCTCGCCGACGTGCCGTCCCTGGACCCGGCCCGCATCGACGACGTCTACTGGGGCGCGGCCAACCAGGCGGGCGAGGACAACCGCAACGTCGCGCGGATGGCGGTGCTGCTGGCCGGACTGCCCGACAGCGTTCCCGGCGCGACCGTCAACCGGCTGTGCGCCTCCGGCATGGAGGCCGTCACCTCCGCCGCCCGGATGATCGCCTCCGGCGAGGCCGACGTCGCCGTGGCGGGCGGCTCGGAGTCCATGAGCCGGGCCCCCTTCGTCCTGGCCCGCCCCGACGAGGCGCTCCCACGCGCCCTGCAGACCCACGACACCCGCCTCGGCTGGCGGCTGACCCATCCGCGGATGCCGGAACTGCACGGCGTGCTCTCCATGGGCGAGACCGCCGAGGAGGTCGCCGACCGCCACCGGGTCTCGCGCGCCGACCAGGACGCCTTCGCGCTGCGCTCCCACCGCAACGCCGCCGCGGCCCGCAAGGACGGACTGTTCGACGCCGAGATCCTCCCGGTGACCCGGCCGGACGGCGTCGTCGTCACCGTCGACGAGTGCGTCAGGGAGGACACCACCGCCGAGCGCCTCGCCTCCCTCCAACCGGTCTTCCGCGACAACGGCACCGTCACCGCCGGCAACGCCTCGCCCATGAACGACGGCGCCGCGGCCCTGCTGCTGGTCAGCGAGGAGGCGCTGCACGACCTCGGCCTGGAGTCCCTGGGCCGCTACGCCGCCGGCGCCAGCGTCGGCGTCCACCCCGACGTCATGGGGATCGGCCCGGTGCCCGCCACCCGCAAGGTCCTCGCCCGCCTCGGCCGGCAGGTGGACTCGGTGCAGGAGGCCGAGGTCAACGAGGCGTTCGCCGCCCAGGCCCTGGCCTGCGTCCGTGAACTCGGCATCGACCCCGACCTGGTCAACCCCACCGGCGGCGCCATCGCCCTCGGTCACCCGCTCGGCTGCTCCGGCGCCCGCATCCTGACCACGCTGCTGCACCGGATGCGCCGCACCGGCGCCCGCCGGGGCCTGGCCACGATGTGCGTGGGCGTCGGCCAGGGCGCCGCGGTCCTGGTCGACCGCGACTGA